One segment of Longimicrobium sp. DNA contains the following:
- a CDS encoding S8 family serine peptidase produces MKRAAPFLLAGLFGLGACSDLNPVDSARDALAPGGIKLNETAADAHDIVPGQIIVRFRPGAARSEIAEQHRAHKKADMLLERTEIMEVPVGQEAEIAAQLSRNPNVEFAETDRIMRIGPCEVSTSCTLPDGQFFGYKWDLHNTGTVLTQASTKADADMDWAETFDYLGGNSFAGSAVIGVLDTGIRATHSQFAGKILGGRRFLNDGVAVTNYNDDHSHGTHVAGIAAGIGTSAVPGVAYGKNIKLLVGKVCNSAGTCPSSATADGIVWMADNGANVINMSLGSFGGNPDGSGSAAQLAALRYAASKNVLPVCATGNDDAKAGNGYTGGVGYPARFDECMAVGATNWGDTKASYSNYGPQIEISAPGGDGNPLNTGNSLILAASNSGDGSFGFKAGTSMATPQVAGLAALLWATGTRDANAIRQRLKETADDIEAPGWDNRTGAGRINAYRAITGQNPNAAPVAKPVNASTGNKGVAMAFDGTASFDPNGKAIKSYAWNFGDAASASNTATTAQASHTYMRAGSYSVSLTVVDAANLSSTTTSTVVIANIAPAISSFSGATLLPGESYAAAGSFADADPDQWSATVNYGDGSGLNPLALNGQSFSLSHTYTAAGTHTVSVTVQDNDGGSGNGTATVTVLTAQQAISATLLSAVAGLDQAASFSAPLRNAQASLDRGNLAAANGQMRAFLNHVDATVRSGQLPASTGAELTAAANRILTSMNR; encoded by the coding sequence ATGAAGCGTGCTGCGCCTTTCCTCCTTGCCGGTCTTTTCGGTCTGGGTGCCTGTTCCGATCTGAACCCCGTGGACTCGGCGCGTGACGCGCTCGCGCCGGGCGGGATCAAGCTCAACGAGACCGCCGCCGACGCGCACGACATCGTGCCGGGGCAGATCATCGTCCGCTTCCGTCCGGGCGCGGCCCGCTCGGAGATCGCGGAGCAGCACCGCGCGCACAAGAAGGCGGACATGCTGCTGGAGCGCACCGAGATCATGGAAGTGCCGGTGGGGCAGGAGGCGGAGATCGCCGCCCAGCTCTCGAGGAACCCGAACGTGGAGTTCGCCGAGACCGACCGGATCATGCGCATCGGGCCGTGCGAGGTTTCGACCTCCTGCACGCTGCCGGACGGGCAGTTCTTCGGCTACAAGTGGGACCTGCACAACACCGGCACGGTGCTGACGCAGGCGAGCACCAAGGCGGACGCGGACATGGACTGGGCGGAGACCTTCGACTACCTGGGCGGCAACAGCTTCGCCGGCTCCGCGGTCATCGGCGTGCTGGATACGGGCATCCGCGCCACGCACTCGCAGTTCGCGGGCAAGATCCTGGGCGGGCGCCGGTTCCTGAACGACGGCGTGGCTGTCACGAACTACAACGACGACCACAGCCACGGCACGCACGTGGCCGGGATCGCCGCCGGCATCGGCACCTCGGCGGTACCGGGCGTGGCGTACGGCAAGAACATCAAGCTCCTCGTGGGCAAGGTGTGCAACTCCGCGGGTACCTGCCCCAGCTCGGCGACGGCGGACGGCATCGTGTGGATGGCCGACAACGGCGCCAACGTCATCAACATGAGCCTGGGCAGCTTCGGCGGTAACCCGGACGGCTCCGGCTCCGCCGCGCAGCTCGCCGCCCTGCGCTACGCCGCCAGCAAGAACGTGCTTCCGGTGTGCGCCACGGGCAACGACGACGCCAAGGCGGGCAACGGCTACACGGGCGGCGTGGGCTACCCGGCCCGCTTCGACGAGTGCATGGCGGTGGGCGCCACCAACTGGGGCGACACCAAGGCGAGCTACTCCAACTACGGCCCGCAGATCGAGATCTCGGCGCCAGGCGGCGACGGCAATCCGCTGAACACGGGGAACAGCTTGATCCTGGCCGCGAGCAACTCCGGCGATGGTTCGTTCGGATTCAAGGCCGGCACGTCGATGGCCACCCCGCAGGTCGCCGGCCTCGCCGCGCTGCTGTGGGCGACGGGCACCCGCGACGCGAACGCCATCCGCCAGCGCCTGAAGGAGACCGCCGACGACATCGAGGCTCCGGGCTGGGACAACCGGACGGGCGCCGGCCGCATCAACGCCTACCGCGCCATCACGGGGCAGAACCCGAACGCCGCGCCGGTGGCGAAGCCGGTGAACGCTTCGACGGGCAACAAGGGCGTCGCGATGGCGTTCGACGGCACCGCGTCGTTCGACCCGAACGGCAAGGCGATCAAGAGCTACGCGTGGAACTTCGGCGACGCGGCCTCGGCTTCGAACACCGCCACCACGGCGCAGGCGAGCCACACCTACATGCGCGCCGGCAGCTACAGCGTGTCGCTGACGGTGGTCGACGCCGCGAACCTCTCGAGCACCACCACGAGCACGGTGGTGATCGCGAACATCGCCCCCGCCATCTCGTCATTCTCCGGCGCGACGCTCCTGCCGGGTGAGAGCTACGCCGCCGCCGGCTCCTTTGCCGACGCGGACCCCGACCAGTGGTCGGCCACCGTGAACTACGGCGACGGCAGCGGGCTGAACCCGCTGGCGCTGAACGGCCAGAGCTTCTCGCTGAGCCACACCTACACGGCCGCCGGCACCCACACGGTCAGCGTGACGGTGCAGGACAACGACGGCGGCTCGGGCAACGGCACGGCGACGGTTACGGTGCTGACGGCGCAGCAGGCGATCTCCGCCACGCTTCTCAGCGCGGTAGCCGGCCTTGACCAGGCGGCCTCGTTCTCCGCACCGCTGCGGAACGCGCAGGCTTCGCTGGATCGCGGCAACCTGGCCGCCGCCAACGGCCAGATGCGCGCCTTCCTGAACCACGTGGACGCGACGGTGCGCAGCGGCCAGCTCCCGGCCTCGACCGGCGCCGAGCTGACCGCGGCCGCCAACCGCATCCTGACCAGCATGAACCGCTAG
- a CDS encoding serine hydrolase: protein MAETSDPDDLKARVEQIGRDAGAERVACCMFDYHTRGWWDYQGDEWFHAASTIKVPILVGVFGAIHRGRLARESRVHVRNRFLSVANRQPFRVEAARDANAVVPQHLGRTLKVDELCFHMIVTSSNLATNLLVDLVGLDDLRASVKELEIDGVQLERGVEDNDAFDAGISNRVTARGMVKTLRHIEEGTAFSVEASARMLEIMHEQEFRSGIPAGVPDGAKVANKTGEISTVAHDAAIVYLPGRKPYAITVLTEWEPGSSGRHDTIARISRAVYNHLTAAGKKNA, encoded by the coding sequence ATGGCAGAGACGTCAGACCCGGACGACCTGAAGGCGCGGGTCGAGCAGATTGGCAGGGACGCGGGCGCCGAGCGGGTGGCGTGCTGCATGTTCGACTACCACACCCGCGGCTGGTGGGACTACCAGGGCGACGAGTGGTTCCACGCGGCCAGCACCATCAAGGTGCCGATCCTGGTGGGGGTGTTCGGCGCCATCCACCGCGGCCGGCTCGCGCGCGAAAGCCGGGTGCACGTGCGGAACCGCTTCCTGAGCGTGGCCAACCGCCAGCCCTTTCGCGTGGAGGCCGCGCGCGACGCCAACGCCGTCGTCCCCCAGCACCTAGGGCGCACGCTCAAGGTGGACGAGCTGTGCTTCCACATGATCGTCACCAGCAGCAACCTCGCCACCAACCTGCTGGTGGACCTGGTGGGGCTGGACGACCTGCGCGCCTCGGTCAAGGAGCTGGAGATCGACGGGGTGCAGCTGGAACGCGGCGTGGAGGACAACGACGCCTTCGACGCCGGGATCAGCAACCGGGTGACCGCGCGCGGAATGGTGAAGACGCTGCGCCACATCGAGGAGGGGACCGCCTTCTCGGTGGAGGCCTCCGCGCGGATGCTGGAGATCATGCACGAGCAGGAGTTCCGCAGCGGGATTCCCGCGGGAGTGCCGGACGGGGCCAAGGTGGCCAACAAGACGGGGGAGATCTCCACGGTGGCGCACGACGCGGCCATCGTCTACCTCCCCGGCCGCAAGCCGTACGCGATCACCGTGCTTACCGAGTGGGAGCCGGGCTCCAGCGGGCGGCACGACACCATCGCCCGCATCTCGCGCGCCGTGTACAACCACCTGACCGCCGCGGGGAAGAAGAATGCCTGA